The genomic window ACTGATAAAAGAGGGGGCAGTCAATTTAAACTATTCGGTGAAACGTGAAAAAGATTTTTCTGTAAAAGAAGGGGATGTAATTACAATCAGAAGAAAGGGGAAGTTTCTCTTTAAAGAGGTGGCAGGGACCAGTAAAAAAGGCAAGCAGAGAGTTGTTTTGAAAAAATACAAGTAAATTAAATTTGGTTTTAATAAATTGATTTAAAGTATTGAATTTCTCTGGAATTCTGTTACTTTTCTCTTGACAGAAAAGTAACAGAGTTTATTAATTCAGTAATTAATTTTAAACAAATAGAGTGATTTCAACGACTAATAGTTTTGAAGTCAAAAATATAATCAGCAAGGAGATGAAGGTGTGTTAAAAAAAATTGCCGTAAAGATAATATTTATATTTTTAATTGCTGTAATTGCAGCTTATTTTATAAGGAACATAATAATTACACGGGTGGTTGAAAGAGAGGCCACTAAGGCCAATAAAGCTATTGTTGAAGTGGATAAACTAAATTACGGAGTTTTCGGAAATAAACTCACAACAGGAAGAATACAGGTGTCAGATGTAAGGGATACTAATAAAAATCTTTTGGAAGCTGAAGGATTATCTGTAGAAGTAGATCTCGGAGAGATACTAGATGAGAGTGTAATTGTAAAAGATATCTTTTTAAAAGGGGTGAGGTTCGGAACAGCCAGGGAGAAAGATGGAAGAGTAGAAGGGTTGACCCCGGTCATATCAAAAGAGAGTTCCTCATATGAAGAACTCATGGGAAATCTGAAAAAAAATGACATTGAAAAACTGTCTCCCAAGGAGATAATACAAAATGAATTGGACAGGGTAATAAACGGCTTTGAGAGCCAGCTTTCTGCAAAATACCAAAAGGACAGTAAAAAGATAGCGGAGAGGAAAAATTACTGGGACAGCAAGCTGAAAAATAATGAAAATAAAAAGAAAGTTGAAGAGTTGAAGGTAAAGGCAGAAAAACTGGCAAAAGAGATAAAGGCTACCAAAAATCCTTTTGAGATAGTAGGAAAGGAAAAAGAACTGAAGGCCATATATGCTGAAGCAGATAAAATATATAAAAGTATAGAGGGAGATAAAAAAGAGTTTGAAAAAGATCTTAAGGAATTCACAGCACTTCCTGAAAAATATAAAGAGACAGCCCTTATGGATAAAAATCGGATTTCAAATTTGATCAGTCTGGATTCTAAAGGACTAGAAGATCTCATTAACCGTATTTTAGGCCAGGAGTTGGGAGAGAGCATCTATAAAGTAGTGAATGATTTTAATGGCTTAAATGAGAAGATGAAAAGCAGCGGAGGAGAAAAAGGTAAGCCGCAGGTAGATGTTTTTGTAGAAAGGGCTAGAATGACTATGAATGTAGCTGGAGTGTCTATAGAGGGGCAGGCGACTAATATACCTAGTGATCCTAAAAAAAGCAGAGGTCCAATTGATTTTAAGATCAATGGCAGCAAGGGAAATTCTAAAGTTGATATTGATGGATTTGTAAATCTCCTATCAAGCGAACAGCAGTTGAACTTAAAACTGGTAAATTTAAAACTTTCAGAATTTGTAAAGGAATTAAGTTTTGGAGATGCTATATTTAATCTGAACCAGAAACTCTATATAAAGGGGAAGAAGCCTGTTTTGACAGGAGAGCTAGAGATACTAGACTTTAAATCAAAAGAGAGTATAGGGGTTAGCGGTCAGGAAATTATGGATATAATTTTCTCAGAGGCTATAAACAATCTAAAAGATGTAAAGGCAAGTTATCAGTATGACAATATTAATAAGAGATTAAAGATAGACAGCAACTTGTCTAAAAAATTAACAGCTTCCCTTAAAAATTCTTTTGAATCAAACAGCGGTCTGATTGCTAACACTCTTCAGGAAAAATATGCAGAAAAGGGCGAAGAATATTTTGAGCAGATAAAAAAGGATAGCACTGGTTTCGGGGAAGAGATAGGTGCCAAACTGGAAAAAAATTCTAAGGAAATAAAAAATATAATGGATGAGATCAAAAAAAATACTGGACTTGATGCTGGAAATATTTTGAAAAAAGTATTTTAAACCTTATCCCACCTTAGAAAGGTGGGATTTTTTATTTTTAGATTCAAAAATTATAGAAAAATTATTTCACAGCAATAGGAGTATAAATGCCATTTGAGATAATTTCTCCTTGTTAAAATGAGGATTTGAGTTTATAATTTAATGCACCCATTTTAATTCTAATACAGAAAACTAATCATAATTATCTCATAGGAAGGCAGGTGGAAGTATGCGTATAGGAAGAGATGTAAATCAATTAGTAGATATGCTCGAAGCTTTTTTAAGAAATCAGAGAGAAAAACAGCTTCATTATTCCGAACTTTCAAAAATATTTATTAGACTTAGAAAATTAGATAAGGAAAAATTTTTAGAATATATAAAAAGAATGCCTAGCAGTGATTTGGGAGATATATTACTTAGTCTAAGTGAAAATGTACTAGAAGAAGCCTTAGAGGCGCTTTCGGTAAAAAAACTTGTCAGCACAATAAAGAGATTGGAATCAGATGATGCCACAGACCTTCTTCAAGATATAGAAGATATCGATGAAGAACTTGCTGCTAATATACTAGAGGGGTTGGACTACAAAGAGCAGGAAGAGATTCAACTTCTTAAAAGTTATGAAGAGGATCAGGCAGGAGCTTATATGCAGACTGAGGTTTTTGTAGCCAGTGATTCTGAGACAGTTAAGGAAACAATAGAAAGATTTAGAGTCTTAAAAATGAACGGAGAGCTGGAGAATGTTTCTAGTGTTTTCATAACTGGGGATTATAAAAATCTTGTGGCCACAATATCCTTAGAGGATATAATACTTTTTGATCTTAACAATAGTTTTAAGGAACTTATAATCAAATCTCCTGAAAAATACAAGGCCAGATACGTCCGTGATGTGGATGATATAGAAAATGTAGCAAAACTTTTTAAAGAATACGACCTCACGGCAATCCCCGTGGTAGACGACCACGGATATCTCTTAGGGAGAATAACTATGGACGACATATATGACATAGTACAAGAGATTGCAACAGAGCAGATCTATAATTTTGCCGGTGTAGACGAGGATGTAGAGACCGGGAAAATAGTTCTGAATGTATCTAGGAAAAGAGGGAAATGGCAGTTTCTGAATATGTGTACTGCATTTTTTGCAGCATCGGTAATAGGCAGATTCCAAGGGACTATAGAGGGGCTACCAGCCCTTGCTGTACTTATGCCTATTGTTGCATCTATGGGTGGGAACACAGGGAATCAGGCGCTTACTGTAATGGTGAGACAGCTTGCTATAGGAGATGTTGACAACAGCAACTGGTTGCAGAGTCTAATAAAGGAAATACTTGTAGCTGTAATGAACGGATTTATCTTTGCAGTACTGGTGGCCAGTGGATCTTATCTCTGGTTTAAAAATATTAAAATTTCAGTGATAATGGGAATAGCCATTCTTGTAAACTTCGCCATAGCAGGACTTTGTGGGACGCTGATTCCTCTTTTCTTAAAAAGAATGAATACAGACCCTGCAGTTGGAAGTTCTATACTTTTGACTATGATAACAGATGCTTTGGGTTTTTTCATTTTTCTGGGGATGGCTAAATTATTCATTTACTAGAGGCAGTAAGAATAAAAAGTTATTGACTCATCTTTAAAATTATGATATATTTATAGCTGTCGTGATAGCCGAGGTATGTAAGCGTTACCTCGTAATCTACAGCTTTGTAGAGGTGAACCCGATTGGAGAAAAGAGTCCCGCACGGCGAAGTGCCGGTGAACCGTGTCAGATCTGGAAGGAAGCAGCACTAAGCCTGTTACTTCGGGTGTTGCGGATCGGCTCTTTTCGAAGGTCGGTTCACGACACTTTTTTTATTTTTTGTATATATTTAAATTTGGAATGGGAGGAATATTTTTATTCTTCTCTATTTTTATAAAGAAAGGGAGGTAGGTTATGTATAGAGTTTTGAGTGCTGAAGAATTAGGAGACAATCTGTCAAAAGTGAAAGATATAGACGAAGATTTTATTTATGAAGAAAAAGGTAAATATTTTCTTCTGACAGATAAAAAAAATGTGTTGGCCTATGCTCTCATACTTGAGACTGACGATGGCTATATCCTAAAAAGAATACTTGTAAAACTGGAAAAAAGATACCAGTCCTTGGGAACTAAGCTGCTTGATCACATAATAAACTATGCTCTAAAACATGGAATAGACTCCATAAAGATTGAAAATGTAATAGGAGAAAGTTACTTTGAAAAAAAGGGGTTTTCCAAAGAAAGTGGTGCCCTTATATATCATGGAATACAGAAAAAAAATGAGAGGTTAAAGGATAGTGTAAAAGGAACATGGGTGTCAATAATAATAAATGTACTTCTATCAATTTTTAAAATAATAGTAGGTATATTCGGAAAGAGTAGAGCTCTTGTTGCAGATGGCTTTCACTCTATGTCAGATGTGGTAGGCTCTGTAGTAGTTCTTCTCAGTATATATTTTGGGAACATACCTGAGGACGAAGATCATCCCTACGGTCATGAAAAAATAGAGAGTATAGCCGGCAATATTGTGGGAGTCCTATTGGTATTGACGGCCTTTGAGCTTGTGAGAGACAGTGTTGTATCCTTAGTAAAAGGTGTGGATTTTGTAATCCCGATGAAGGTAACTATTTTTGTGGCTCTCTTTTCAGTAATAGTAAAATATTATATGTATCTCTATAAAAAAAAGATAGGTCTTCGTACTAAAAGTGATGCTGTCCTTGCAGATGCAAGAGAACACAAAAGTGACGCAGTATCTTCTATGGGTGTGGTTTTAGGCCTTTTATTGTCAATATATGTCAATCCTATATTTGACACCCTTGTAAGTATTTTGGTATCCTTGTTCATAGGGAAAGAAGGCATAAATATTATTCTAGAAACATCTAATAACATTCTAGATAAACAAGACAAGAATTTTTTGAAGGAAATAGAGAAATATGTATATGATAGTACTGAAATCACAAATATTCATGATATATTAATGAGGGTATCTGGACACAAAATTTTCCTATCTTTTCATATAAGGGTTTCTAAAGATATGACAGTGTATGAAGCCCATACCCTTGCTGATGATCTGAAGTACTCTCTTCTTTCTGACTTTGAAGAGCTGAGAGACGTTATTATACATATAGACTACATAATTGATTAGTGATATTTATTATGATATAATGCTTAAGGAGAAATTGAGACATGAGTATATTAGATAATTTGAATACAGAACAAAAAAAAGCCGCTTCAAAAGTAGAGGGCCCTGTCCTCATCCTAGCTGGTGCAGGAAGCGGTAAAACCAGGACCATAACTTATAGAATAGCTCATATGGTAATGGAAAAAGGGATCTCACCCTATAAGATTCTAGCCGTAACTTTTACCAATAAAGCTGCGAGAGAGATGAGAGAAAGAGTAGAAACTCTAATAGGAGAAGACTCTAAACGAGTTATGGTGTCTACATTCCACGCATTTGGAGTAAGGCTCCTCAGAATGTACGGGGTAGAGTTGGGTTACAATTCAAATTTCAATATTTATGATGGAGATGACCAGAAGAGGCTCATAAAGAATATAATGAAAGACCTGGTTATTACAGACAAGAGTATCACTCCTGCGAGGATAGCCTCTATAATATCGAGATTAAAAGAAGATGGAATCACTCCTGAAGAGTATGAAAAAGACTCAAGAGGGTTTTTGGAAAGTTATAAAACAGTGTCCTCTGTTTATAAAAAATACAATTCTGGACTCAAAAATAATAATGCAATGGATTTTGCCGATATAATAGTCAATACCAACAGGCTCATGGATATCAAGAATATAAGAGAGAAAGTCCAGGAAAGGTATCAGTATATTATGGTGGACGAATATCAAGATACCAATAATATACAGTATCAGATCATAAATAAAATTGCCGAAAGGTATAAAAATATCTGTGTTGTTGGAGATGAGGATCAGAGTATTTATGGGTTCAGAGGTGCAAATATACAGAACATCTTAGACTTTGAAAAAGATTATCCTGAAGCCTTTGTGATAAAGTTAGAGCAAAACTACAGGTCTACAGCACACATATTAGAAGCAGCCAATTCCATAATTAAAAACAACGAAAGTTCTAAGGGTAAAAATCTTTGGACTGATAAAGACAAGGGTGAGTTGATAAGAATATTTGAATCAGAAGATGCTAGACACGAGGCTTTTCTGGTTCTTCAGGAGATAAATAGGCTTAAGAACGGAAACAGAAACTATAAAGATTTCACAATCCTATACAGGACAAATGCCCAATCGAGAGCCTTTGAGGAACTTTTTATAAAATTCAATATTCCTTACAAAGTTTTTGGTGGGATGCAGTTCTACCAGAGGATGGAGATAAAGGACATAATGGCCTACCTGAATGTCATAAACAACTCCCTAGATTCTCTAAACTTACTGAGGATATTAAATGTTCCTAAAAGAAAAATAGGGTCAAAAAGTATAGAAAAAATAGCAGAATTTTCCGAGAACAACGGAATAAGCATTTTTCAAACACTGGGCAGATCAGAAGAGATCGACGGTCTCAGTAAAAATCTAAAAATCGTACTCTCTGAATTTCATTCTGTGCTCCTAAATTTTATAGAGGATAGCCAGTACATGCCGGTTTCTGAGATCTTTGACGGAGTGGTAAAGACAATAGGATATGTCTCTTATCTGGAAAGTCTAGGGGAAGAAGCTGAATCTAGAATAGAGAATATAGAGGAGCTTAGAAACTCCATAAGTGAGATGGAAAAGGTACAGGAAAACCTAACATTGGGAGAATACCTAGAAAATACAGCATTAATAAGTGCTACAGATAAGCTTGAAGAGGACCAAGATTACGTCAAGCTCATGACAATACATAATTCTAAAGGACTTGAATTCCCGGTTGTTTTCGTGGTGGGAGTAGAAGACGAGGTCTTTCCCGGGTCGAAAGTGGAATATGATTCAACCCAGCTCGAAGAGGAGAGAAGACTTTGTTATGTAGCCATAACAAGAGCTGAAGAAAAACTATATATGTATTATGCAAAGCAGAGGT from uncultured Ilyobacter sp. includes these protein-coding regions:
- the mgtE gene encoding magnesium transporter, yielding MRIGRDVNQLVDMLEAFLRNQREKQLHYSELSKIFIRLRKLDKEKFLEYIKRMPSSDLGDILLSLSENVLEEALEALSVKKLVSTIKRLESDDATDLLQDIEDIDEELAANILEGLDYKEQEEIQLLKSYEEDQAGAYMQTEVFVASDSETVKETIERFRVLKMNGELENVSSVFITGDYKNLVATISLEDIILFDLNNSFKELIIKSPEKYKARYVRDVDDIENVAKLFKEYDLTAIPVVDDHGYLLGRITMDDIYDIVQEIATEQIYNFAGVDEDVETGKIVLNVSRKRGKWQFLNMCTAFFAASVIGRFQGTIEGLPALAVLMPIVASMGGNTGNQALTVMVRQLAIGDVDNSNWLQSLIKEILVAVMNGFIFAVLVASGSYLWFKNIKISVIMGIAILVNFAIAGLCGTLIPLFLKRMNTDPAVGSSILLTMITDALGFFIFLGMAKLFIY
- a CDS encoding GNAT family N-acetyltransferase encodes the protein MYRVLSAEELGDNLSKVKDIDEDFIYEEKGKYFLLTDKKNVLAYALILETDDGYILKRILVKLEKRYQSLGTKLLDHIINYALKHGIDSIKIENVIGESYFEKKGFSKESGALIYHGIQKKNERLKDSVKGTWVSIIINVLLSIFKIIVGIFGKSRALVADGFHSMSDVVGSVVVLLSIYFGNIPEDEDHPYGHEKIESIAGNIVGVLLVLTAFELVRDSVVSLVKGVDFVIPMKVTIFVALFSVIVKYYMYLYKKKIGLRTKSDAVLADAREHKSDAVSSMGVVLGLLLSIYVNPIFDTLVSILVSLFIGKEGINIILETSNNILDKQDKNFLKEIEKYVYDSTEITNIHDILMRVSGHKIFLSFHIRVSKDMTVYEAHTLADDLKYSLLSDFEELRDVIIHIDYIID
- a CDS encoding UvrD-helicase domain-containing protein, which translates into the protein MSILDNLNTEQKKAASKVEGPVLILAGAGSGKTRTITYRIAHMVMEKGISPYKILAVTFTNKAAREMRERVETLIGEDSKRVMVSTFHAFGVRLLRMYGVELGYNSNFNIYDGDDQKRLIKNIMKDLVITDKSITPARIASIISRLKEDGITPEEYEKDSRGFLESYKTVSSVYKKYNSGLKNNNAMDFADIIVNTNRLMDIKNIREKVQERYQYIMVDEYQDTNNIQYQIINKIAERYKNICVVGDEDQSIYGFRGANIQNILDFEKDYPEAFVIKLEQNYRSTAHILEAANSIIKNNESSKGKNLWTDKDKGELIRIFESEDARHEAFLVLQEINRLKNGNRNYKDFTILYRTNAQSRAFEELFIKFNIPYKVFGGMQFYQRMEIKDIMAYLNVINNSLDSLNLLRILNVPKRKIGSKSIEKIAEFSENNGISIFQTLGRSEEIDGLSKNLKIVLSEFHSVLLNFIEDSQYMPVSEIFDGVVKTIGYVSYLESLGEEAESRIENIEELRNSISEMEKVQENLTLGEYLENTALISATDKLEEDQDYVKLMTIHNSKGLEFPVVFVVGVEDEVFPGSKVEYDSTQLEEERRLCYVAITRAEEKLYMYYAKQRFVYGQMQFRTQSRFLDEIPGHLVELINVKKIEKAPESKPVAKSSVENFNPIRDGKSKTSKDDLPYSVGEKVTHKKFGLGIVRSINDKTVEVEFSIGKKKFLTMAADKFIEKI